A single Theropithecus gelada isolate Dixy chromosome 7b, Tgel_1.0, whole genome shotgun sequence DNA region contains:
- the SLIRP gene encoding SRA stem-loop-interacting RNA-binding protein, mitochondrial isoform X1 translates to MAASVARGAVALRRNIDRPVAFVRKIPWTAASSQLKEYFAQFGHVKRCIVPFDKGTGFHRGLGWVQFSSEEELQNALQQEYHIIDGVKVQVQAQKPKVLLTSDDEEKDL, encoded by the exons ATGGCGGCCTCAGTAGCGAGAGGTGCTGTGGCGCTGCGTAGAAATATCGATCGGCCGGTTGCTTTTGTGAGAAAAATTCCTTGGACTGCGGCGTCGA GTCAGCTGAAAGAATACTTTGCACAGTTTGGCCATGTAAAAAGGTGTATTGTACCTTTT gaCAAGGGGACTGGCTTTCACAGAGGTTTGGGTTGGGTTCAGTTTTCTTCAGAAGAAGAACTTCAGAATGCACTACAACAGGAATATCATATTATAGATGGAGTGAAG GTCCAGGTTCAAGCTCAAAAGCCGAAAGTTCTGCTGACATCTGATGATGAAGAGAAAGATCTTTGA
- the SLIRP gene encoding SRA stem-loop-interacting RNA-binding protein, mitochondrial isoform X3 yields MAASVARGAVALRRNIDRPVAFVRKIPWTAASSQLKEYFAQFGHVKRCIVPFDKGTGFHRGLGWVQFSSEEELQNALQQEYHIIDGVKVQAQKPKVLLTSDDEEKDL; encoded by the exons ATGGCGGCCTCAGTAGCGAGAGGTGCTGTGGCGCTGCGTAGAAATATCGATCGGCCGGTTGCTTTTGTGAGAAAAATTCCTTGGACTGCGGCGTCGA GTCAGCTGAAAGAATACTTTGCACAGTTTGGCCATGTAAAAAGGTGTATTGTACCTTTT gaCAAGGGGACTGGCTTTCACAGAGGTTTGGGTTGGGTTCAGTTTTCTTCAGAAGAAGAACTTCAGAATGCACTACAACAGGAATATCATATTATAGATGGAGTGAAG GTTCAAGCTCAAAAGCCGAAAGTTCTGCTGACATCTGATGATGAAGAGAAAGATCTTTGA
- the SLIRP gene encoding SRA stem-loop-interacting RNA-binding protein, mitochondrial isoform X4, which translates to MAASVARGAVALRRNIDRPVAFVRKIPWTAASSQLKEYFAQFGHVKRCIVPFDKGTGFHRGLGWVQFSSEEELQNALQQEYHIIDGVKCLKFQSTVRS; encoded by the exons ATGGCGGCCTCAGTAGCGAGAGGTGCTGTGGCGCTGCGTAGAAATATCGATCGGCCGGTTGCTTTTGTGAGAAAAATTCCTTGGACTGCGGCGTCGA GTCAGCTGAAAGAATACTTTGCACAGTTTGGCCATGTAAAAAGGTGTATTGTACCTTTT gaCAAGGGGACTGGCTTTCACAGAGGTTTGGGTTGGGTTCAGTTTTCTTCAGAAGAAGAACTTCAGAATGCACTACAACAGGAATATCATATTATAGATGGAGTGAAG TGTCTCAAATTTCAGTCCACTGTAAGAAGTTAA
- the SLIRP gene encoding SRA stem-loop-interacting RNA-binding protein, mitochondrial isoform X2, whose protein sequence is MAASVARGAVALRRNIDRPVAFVRKIPWTAASSQLKEYFAQFGHVKRCIVPFDKGTGFHRGLGWVQFSSEEELQNALQQEYHIIDGVKCLFFSGPGSSSKAESSADI, encoded by the exons ATGGCGGCCTCAGTAGCGAGAGGTGCTGTGGCGCTGCGTAGAAATATCGATCGGCCGGTTGCTTTTGTGAGAAAAATTCCTTGGACTGCGGCGTCGA GTCAGCTGAAAGAATACTTTGCACAGTTTGGCCATGTAAAAAGGTGTATTGTACCTTTT gaCAAGGGGACTGGCTTTCACAGAGGTTTGGGTTGGGTTCAGTTTTCTTCAGAAGAAGAACTTCAGAATGCACTACAACAGGAATATCATATTATAGATGGAGTGAAG TGCTTATTTTTTTCAGGTCCAGGTTCAAGCTCAAAAGCCGAAAGTTCTGCTGACATCTGA